In the genome of Naumovozyma dairenensis CBS 421 chromosome 7, complete genome, the window taatagtaataacaGTCATACTCATAcgaaaacaataataacgaagaaaattatcataAGAATACTCATAATTCAACTGGGACCACAGGTAGTAAGTTCCTCTGAAAAGGTTCGTAAAGTGTATATGCTCCAGCTGCCCTagaaatttaatatttgtttactattattaccataccatatttaaatattacatagatatatattttatcatcTGTACAATAATCAACTGTAATTTATACAAGCATACTGAAATCCTCGAATAtcgttattttttttatttttttgttctcCTACACATGAATTTGTGTCATTATAGCTGTCATCCAAATCACGTGTAAAAAAGTTTTAGAATGCCCTGCGTAAAGATTTTTGAGCATACGGCACTTTTTATCTGTTTCTTTCATTTTAGAATTGAGATCGCACGTTAAAACGCGCCGGAGAGGATCTGTAATATAAGGGTTAAGGGCCAAAATGATCAAGATTTAACTACAGAAATTTTACATCATACAGCATTCCAATTCAACTATTGGGCAGCCCTAAAATATTTTAGGAGTATATTTAGGGCCTCAAGGTTTTGATCCTacacaaaaaaaaaacattcCCATAATTTCTCCTCGgattccatattttttatcaaCTCTATGATCATTCATTTCTCGCACACCGTACGCACTTTTTTTCATggatatattttctttgtttgaCTGACTCATTCATCGAGCGctatcttttgaaaaatgagCAATAACCCAACAAACCGCCGCAGGACACCGCTATCTCGCACACTGTTTCTCTTAAGGAATCAAAATCGTCCATCTTCAATGACTGCAAAAATTTCATGCTTTTCGCTTCGCTATCTTTGTCACTTAACTAcacaaatttcaattccaCAAATAATTTTTAACCATATAAAAAGGCTCTCGTTATTTCTTTCCTTTAAAGACCACCTCTTCCTCTTAGTTCAATTTCTCTCTCACTCTCTTCCTCTTTACATTGGAAAAAAGTAACAAGaacaatattcaatatttgtCCCTAGAACTGTGTCTCAAATTAAACACGTCTTTAATTATTACCAACACTAccattaaaatataataacaacactaaatttcaaaaataaaatgtcTAAAGGAAAAGTTTGTTTGGCTTACTCTGGTGGTTTAGATACCTCCATCATCTTGGCTTGGTTATTAGATGAAGGTTACGAAGTTGTTGCCTTTATGGCCAACGTTGGTCAAGAGGAAGACTTCGATGCTGCTAAGGAAAAGGCTTTAAAAATTGGTGCTACCAAATTCGTTTGTGTCGATTGTCGTAACGATTTCGTCACTGATATTCTTTTCCCAGCTGTTCAATGTAACGCAGTCTATGAAGATGTTTACTTGTTAGGTACTTCTTTAGCTAGACCTGTCATTGCTAAGGCTCAAATAGATGTCGCTGAACAAGAAGGTTGTTTCGCTGTTGCTCACGGTTGTACAGGTAAGGGTAATGATCAAATTAGATTCGAATTAGGTTTCTATGCTTTGAAACCTGATGTTAAAGTCATTGCTCCATGGAGATTACCtgaattctttgaaagatttgCTGGTAGAAAGGATCTTTTGGATTTCGCTGCCGAAAAGGGTATCCCAGTTGCTCAAACTAAATCTAAACCATGGTCCACTGATGAAAATCAAGCTCATATCTCTTATGAAGCTGGTATTTTGGAAGATCCTGATACTACTCCACCAAAGGATATGTGGAAATTGACCGTTGATCCAATGGATGCTCCAAACGAACCACAAGATCTCTCTATCAACTTCGAACGTGGGTTACCAGTTAAAGTTTCTTACAATGATCATGCTACTAAGAAGGATGTTTCCGTCACTGCTCCACAAGATATCTTTGAAACTGTCTCCAATTTGGCAAGAGCTAACGGTGTCGGTAGAATCGATATTGTTGAAGATCGTTACATTAACTTGAAATCAAGAGGTTGTTACGAACAAGCTCCATTGACTGTTTTAAGAAGAGCTCATGTTGACTTGGAAGGTTTAACTTTAGACAAAGAAGTTCGTCAATTAAGAGATCAATTTGTTACACCAACTTACTCTAAATTACTATACAATGGTTCCTATTTTTCTCCAGAATGTGAATATGTTAGATCTATGATTCAACCATCTCAAGAAACTGTTAACGGTACCGTTAGGGTTAGACTATATAAGGGTAATGTCATCATTCTTGGTAGATCTTCCGCCACTGAAAACTTATACGATCCGACAGAATCTTCTATGGATGAGTTGACTGGTTTCTTACCAACTGATACTACTGGTTTCATCGCTATTCAAGCTATTAGAATTAAGAAATACGGTGATGCTAAGAGAGCAAAGGGTACTAAGTTGACCTTatagaaattttttttccctcTCTTTGTTCCCATTCCTACCAtgtttaataatgattccCTATTCTAAATTCCGCATCTCAACTAAATGAATTAACATAAAAGTGCAATCATGTAtttgtaaatataaatatatatattataattgattaattgattaatcTAATATTAATTACCGTAAAAATTCTAACATTCTAATATAAGGTTAATGCGACGAACGTATGTAATGGAGATAGATCATTATCACTAAGATATTTCTACGTGGATGTCATTTATTAGGAAGTTAGAGCTAGAGATCAAATAAAagcaaataaaaaaaaaatagaaacaaAAAGGTATTAAATTCCAGAAACGTACACAATAATCGATTGATGTCATCGGTTGGACTAATTGAACTAGGGATACAGACTGAAGAATTTCTAGCTCCACATGTAGTTAGTACTTATatgaattaaaaataatgataatttggaaCATACGAATACAGATTTAATTCTAATGTAACACTAGAGGTACGATGGTCTCTCTGTTCCTCCGCCTGACAATTAGCAGTATGGGCTTCAGTGCCATTCTGTTCttccatttttattattttgtctTCCTATATATTCAAGGACTTGATTTAGGCAGCGTATATTCACTCATACACATTTGATAGTAATTTAGTGTCAGGTATCTGatgtatatatttgaaaaagtcACCAATTGGAAAGAATAGCTGGTTTGGGAATGCAATGTCAAAAAAAAGGTTAGACATTCATCTgttgaatgaaaatatttatttatttttcatgtTTATTACTGTaggatattaaattttcatgGCTTGAAAAGTTAATTAAAACAGTAAAATCTTGCAAACTTAAagtatttttcataatcGAGCTGAACTCTTGCTTTGTTATAAAGGGACTACTactaatattataaaacaTGTCCCTGGTTACCCTTTTTCTTCTCAGCCCCCCTAGGATAAAACTCTCATAATATATGTCAATTCGATATGTGACACACAAAGCATATGAAGGGACAATAATAATCAGGAGGTTTCTTTAgctaatattaatgatttaataacaTCGAAATACTAGAGTGATACTGTCAGGACCAAACCACGTCCCCAGTAAAATAAACAGCTACCACTGGCACGACTCAAGTATCTGTCTGAATGTCAATAAAACAATGATGACCTTTAACTTGGTTATATAATATCCCACTCATCACAATGTCACCGGACTTTTTTAAACGgcgaagaagaaaaaactGTGAcgtgaaaaattattgaaaaaaggaaatctgccaaaaaaacaacaaaagaatgaaaaatttggcAGTTTTTCCTTGAATCTTAATTAAAGAAGTCATTTGTGTGTTTTGTAATATCCCTTAAAATAGAaccatttttgttttgcaACATTCTTCTTATTTACAATTCATTAGTTCTAGTTCTATAACACACAGTATCGTTATCATACATAgaattatatttcattcaaaCAACAAATGACGAGCTCGTCAGAAACTTTCAAACTATTTTTATTAAGACATGGTCAAAGTAATTTGAACCATGAAAACATATTCTGTGGATGGATTGATGCCAAATTGACAGAAAAGGGTGAAAATCAAGCACGTAATACGGCTAAATTGATCCAGGATTATTGTCAAACTAATAATGTTACATTACCACAAATCGGTTATAGTTCTAGATTAATTAGGACACAACAGACAATGGATGTCATCTTGGAACAATTCAATTTAAAAGGTGATAAACATATTATTTGTGGTGGTGAAAAGACTAGTTCCAGAGAATTGGCTCAAATTCCATTGAAATTACTTCCTTCAAATACAATTACCAATGATAAAAGTGATATTAATgaagtttcaattttaCAAACTTGGAGGTTAAATGAACGTCATTATGGATCTTGGCAAGGTCAAAGGAAGCCTCAAATTTTACAACAATATGGGGATGAACAATACATGTATATTCGTAGGGATTTTAATGGTAGACCTCCAAAGGTTGATCTTAATTTAGAGATGgttcaagaaattgatgacAAGGGTTCATCTACTGGttatgaatttaaagaacCAAATAGACACTTGAAGTATGGATTAGAAGAATCTAATAATGAACCATTACCATGTGGTGAATCCCTTTGTGATGTTGGTAAAAGATTAGGCCCATTCTTGGATAATGTTGTCTTGAAAATTGCTAAAGATCATCATTTAGACTCATCTTTGATTGTAGGTCATGGTAGTACAGTTAGATCTGCTTTGAAGATGTTGGAAGGTAtatctgatgaagaaatcaaagGTATTGATATACCAAATGGGATCCCATTAGTCATTGAATTAGATAGAGCTTCACTGAAATTCGTTAGACGTTTCTACTTGGATCCTGAATCTGCCAAGATTAATGCTGAGAAAGTTCGTAAAGAAGGATTCGAAAATAATCCATAATCAACATATTGTATGACTTCGTTTCAACTCTTTTATCTCTCTATGCTATGATCAAAACACACGACATAAAAAACATGACTAacaaattaatgatttatacccatttcaatgataatTATAGATAATTTTACacatattaataaataactACTacaataaaacaaaaaaaaatactcaAAGATCGAATCAGAATTAACAAGTTTGAATAGTTTCTCGTAGCAGTTATATTGTTAACGGACAAAAAAACACGTAGATACAATTAAGAATTAGGAATGTATTAAAATGCAGAAATGTAtgtgaaaaaaaatgtatatagaaaaaaa includes:
- the ARG1 gene encoding argininosuccinate synthase (similar to Saccharomyces cerevisiae ARG1 (YOL058W); ancestral locus Anc_3.170), whose product is MSKGKVCLAYSGGLDTSIILAWLLDEGYEVVAFMANVGQEEDFDAAKEKALKIGATKFVCVDCRNDFVTDILFPAVQCNAVYEDVYLLGTSLARPVIAKAQIDVAEQEGCFAVAHGCTGKGNDQIRFELGFYALKPDVKVIAPWRLPEFFERFAGRKDLLDFAAEKGIPVAQTKSKPWSTDENQAHISYEAGILEDPDTTPPKDMWKLTVDPMDAPNEPQDLSINFERGLPVKVSYNDHATKKDVSVTAPQDIFETVSNLARANGVGRIDIVEDRYINLKSRGCYEQAPLTVLRRAHVDLEGLTLDKEVRQLRDQFVTPTYSKLLYNGSYFSPECEYVRSMIQPSQETVNGTVRVRLYKGNVIILGRSSATENLYDPTESSMDELTGFLPTDTTGFIAIQAIRIKKYGDAKRAKGTKLTL
- the NDAI0G02990 gene encoding uncharacterized protein (similar to Saccharomyces cerevisiae GPM2 (YDL021W) and GPM3 (YOL056W); ancestral locus Anc_3.172) — translated: MTSSSETFKLFLLRHGQSNLNHENIFCGWIDAKLTEKGENQARNTAKLIQDYCQTNNVTLPQIGYSSRLIRTQQTMDVILEQFNLKGDKHIICGGEKTSSRELAQIPLKLLPSNTITNDKSDINEVSILQTWRLNERHYGSWQGQRKPQILQQYGDEQYMYIRRDFNGRPPKVDLNLEMVQEIDDKGSSTGYEFKEPNRHLKYGLEESNNEPLPCGESLCDVGKRLGPFLDNVVLKIAKDHHLDSSLIVGHGSTVRSALKMLEGISDEEIKGIDIPNGIPLVIELDRASLKFVRRFYLDPESAKINAEKVRKEGFENNP